A part of Desulfotomaculum nigrificans DSM 574 genomic DNA contains:
- a CDS encoding indolepyruvate oxidoreductase subunit beta: MLKPVNILLVGVGGQGTILATRVLAKAAQDAGYDIKVSEIKGMAQRGGSVVTQVRLGQKVYSPLISEGGADVILAFEKMEARRWLPYLKTDGHIIVNDQAIHPVPVLTGAAEYPADCLEKVKAATPHAIVVDALNIALACGNPKAANVVLVGVLARRLPIPKETWQAALKARVPEKFIEVNLKAFEEGYSI; encoded by the coding sequence ATGCTTAAGCCGGTAAATATCTTGCTTGTGGGCGTCGGTGGACAGGGCACCATCTTAGCCACCAGAGTATTGGCCAAAGCGGCCCAGGATGCCGGTTATGACATTAAAGTATCAGAGATTAAAGGTATGGCCCAAAGGGGCGGCAGTGTTGTTACACAGGTTCGTTTAGGGCAAAAGGTTTATTCCCCGCTGATCTCCGAAGGCGGCGCCGATGTGATCTTAGCCTTTGAAAAAATGGAAGCCCGGCGCTGGTTACCCTATTTAAAAACAGACGGTCATATAATCGTCAATGACCAGGCTATCCACCCGGTGCCGGTACTAACCGGGGCAGCAGAGTATCCCGCAGACTGCCTGGAAAAAGTTAAGGCCGCCACTCCCCATGCCATAGTGGTAGACGCTTTAAACATTGCCCTGGCCTGCGGCAACCCCAAAGCGGCCAACGTAGTACTGGTGGGTGTATTAGCCAGGCGACTGCCCATCCCCAAAGAAACCTGGCAAGCAGCTCTGAAAGCCCGGGTGCCGGAGAAATTTATAGAAGTAAACTTGAAAGCTTTTGAGGAAGGATACTCTATCTAA
- the dsrA gene encoding dissimilatory-type sulfite reductase subunit alpha, giving the protein MTEAKKTPLLDELEKGPWPSFVTEIKKAAANSPSAQDLLGQLELSYEDKRGHWKHGGLVGVMGYGGGVIGRYSDIPEQFPNVEMFHTIRLNQPSGWYYNTKALRQICDLWEKYGSGLTNLHGSTGDLVLLGTRTENLQPFFDEVSNLEEHPFDLGGSGSNLRTPSCCAGPARCEFALIDTTDLCHDLTNEFQDYLHRPMWPYKSKIKISGCPNDCVASIARSDFSIQGTWRDDIKIDQEAVRAYVAEGFDIQGLVIDKCPTKCMSWDGNELTIDNANCTRCMHCINKMCKALRPGDDRGATILIGGKAPILQGAMMGWVIIPFMKLEPPYTELKEFLEKAWEWWDENGKTRERIGELILRLGMRNFLRAVGLEPVPQMVNAPRANPFFFWWPEETVQD; this is encoded by the coding sequence ATGACCGAAGCCAAGAAAACTCCTCTCTTGGACGAACTTGAAAAAGGCCCGTGGCCCAGTTTCGTAACTGAAATTAAAAAGGCCGCAGCCAACAGCCCTTCCGCCCAAGACCTACTCGGTCAACTGGAGCTTTCTTATGAGGACAAAAGAGGTCACTGGAAGCACGGTGGTCTCGTAGGTGTTATGGGTTACGGCGGTGGTGTAATCGGTCGCTACTCTGACATTCCCGAACAGTTCCCAAACGTGGAAATGTTCCACACCATTCGTCTGAACCAGCCTTCCGGTTGGTACTACAACACCAAGGCCCTGCGCCAAATTTGTGATCTGTGGGAGAAGTATGGCAGTGGTCTGACCAACCTGCACGGCTCCACCGGTGACCTGGTATTACTGGGTACCAGAACAGAAAACTTACAACCCTTCTTTGATGAAGTTTCCAACTTAGAAGAGCATCCCTTTGACTTAGGTGGTTCCGGTTCCAACCTGCGTACCCCCAGCTGCTGCGCTGGTCCCGCTCGTTGTGAGTTTGCTTTGATCGATACCACCGACCTGTGCCACGATCTGACCAACGAATTCCAAGATTACCTGCACCGTCCGATGTGGCCTTACAAGTCTAAAATTAAGATTTCCGGCTGCCCCAACGACTGCGTAGCTTCTATCGCCCGTTCTGACTTCTCTATCCAGGGTACCTGGAGAGATGATATCAAGATTGACCAGGAAGCTGTACGTGCCTATGTTGCTGAGGGCTTTGATATTCAAGGCTTAGTAATTGATAAGTGCCCCACCAAGTGCATGAGCTGGGATGGCAATGAACTGACCATCGATAATGCTAACTGCACCCGCTGCATGCACTGCATTAACAAAATGTGCAAAGCATTGCGTCCTGGCGATGACCGCGGCGCTACCATCCTGATCGGTGGTAAAGCTCCTATTCTCCAGGGTGCTATGATGGGTTGGGTCATCATCCCCTTCATGAAGCTTGAGCCTCCCTACACTGAACTGAAAGAGTTCTTAGAGAAAGCTTGGGAGTGGTGGGATGAGAACGGTAAGACCCGTGAGCGTATCGGTGAACTGATCCTGCGTCTGGGTATGCGTAACTTCCTGCGCGCCGTTGGTCTGGAGCCCGTTCCGCAAATGGTTAATGCTCCGCGTGCTAACCCATTCTTCTTCTGGTGGCCTGAAGAAACTGTTCAGGACTAA
- the dsrB gene encoding dissimilatory-type sulfite reductase subunit beta yields MAQARTDIGPPLYKDMLPPICKENYGKWRYHEIIKPGVLVHVSETGAKLYTVRAGSPRLVSIQFIREICDLADKYCGGYLRFTSRHNVEFLVSEEANVEPLLAELAAKKIPVGGTGNSITNIVHTQGWVHCHTPATDASGIVKSVMDELFEYFTTMKLPAKLRIALACCLNMCGAVHCSDIAILGIHRTVPKIDHENLHKMCEIPTLTASCPTAAIRPNPKLKSIDIKADRCMYCGNCYTMCPSVQIIDPKNDAVSIWVGGKISNSRIGPRFSRLAIPFLPNNPPRWPEVVEAVKHLVEVWAANAQPGERMAEWIERISWEKFFEITGLPFTDKHIDDFTLAQTTFRCTTQFKW; encoded by the coding sequence TTGGCACAAGCAAGAACCGATATCGGACCGCCGCTCTATAAAGACATGCTGCCGCCCATTTGTAAAGAAAACTATGGCAAATGGCGCTACCATGAAATTATAAAGCCTGGCGTTCTCGTACACGTATCTGAAACCGGGGCTAAGCTGTACACTGTACGTGCTGGTTCCCCGCGTTTGGTAAGCATTCAATTTATTCGTGAAATCTGCGACTTAGCAGACAAATACTGTGGTGGTTACCTGAGATTTACCAGCCGTCACAATGTTGAATTCCTGGTATCCGAAGAAGCTAACGTTGAACCCCTGTTAGCCGAACTGGCTGCCAAGAAAATTCCTGTTGGCGGTACCGGTAACTCTATTACCAACATTGTACACACTCAAGGTTGGGTACACTGCCATACCCCGGCTACCGATGCCTCCGGTATCGTTAAGTCTGTAATGGATGAGCTGTTTGAATACTTCACCACCATGAAGCTGCCCGCCAAGCTGAGAATCGCTCTGGCTTGCTGCTTGAACATGTGCGGTGCTGTACACTGCTCCGACATCGCCATCCTGGGTATCCACAGAACTGTACCCAAGATTGACCATGAAAACCTGCACAAAATGTGCGAAATTCCTACACTGACTGCTAGCTGCCCCACCGCAGCTATCCGTCCCAATCCTAAACTGAAGTCCATCGATATCAAGGCTGATCGTTGCATGTACTGCGGTAACTGCTACACCATGTGCCCGTCAGTACAGATCATCGATCCCAAGAACGATGCTGTGTCCATTTGGGTTGGTGGTAAAATTTCCAACAGCCGTATTGGTCCCAGATTCTCTCGTCTGGCCATTCCCTTCCTGCCCAACAATCCTCCGCGCTGGCCGGAAGTTGTTGAGGCTGTTAAGCACCTGGTTGAAGTCTGGGCTGCCAATGCTCAACCTGGTGAGCGTATGGCCGAGTGGATCGAGCGTATTAGCTGGGAGAAGTTCTTCGAAATTACCGGTCTGCCCTTCACAGACAAGCACATCGACGACTTCACCCTGGCACAAACAACCTTTAGATGCACTACTCAGTTCAAGTGGTAA